Proteins encoded by one window of Microbacterium testaceum:
- a CDS encoding LLM class flavin-dependent oxidoreductase gives MPDRIHLAVALDGAGWHPAAWREPTARPTELTSAAYWRALARTADGAGLVLATIEDALSLGGRSFEPDAETRRDRARGRLDAVLLASFLAPATRRIGLVPTATTTHPEPFHLATGLQTLDHVSGGRAGVRLVAGSTAQERRNFGRRTDGPAGLPASGRVEDDPALLAAFREAGEVADVIRRLADSWEDDAIVRDLDSGKFLDRERVHNVEFEGEFFSITGASIVPRSPQGQPLITALAHQTVPYRFAAEHADLVFVTPADATAVGGILGDLDGGDDLRVFADLLVLVEDSRAEAEAVWARLQERAPLTTDARVVVGTAADVVDEIRALAAAGVDGVRLRPARLPADLDAIADRVVPAAAAAGILLPDDGSPTLRERLGLPRLASRYARQEVGA, from the coding sequence AGCCCACGGCCCGGCCCACCGAGCTGACCTCGGCCGCCTACTGGCGCGCCCTGGCCCGTACGGCCGACGGAGCGGGACTCGTCCTCGCGACGATCGAAGACGCGCTGAGCCTGGGCGGACGATCGTTCGAGCCGGATGCCGAGACCCGCCGCGACCGCGCCCGCGGGCGTCTCGATGCGGTGCTGCTGGCGTCGTTCCTGGCCCCGGCCACACGCCGGATCGGTCTCGTCCCCACCGCGACGACGACCCACCCCGAGCCCTTCCACCTGGCGACGGGCCTGCAGACGCTCGACCACGTGAGCGGCGGCCGCGCGGGTGTCCGACTCGTCGCGGGCTCGACCGCGCAGGAGCGCCGGAACTTCGGGCGCCGCACCGACGGACCGGCCGGGTTGCCGGCATCCGGTCGCGTCGAAGACGACCCCGCGCTTCTCGCCGCCTTCCGCGAGGCGGGGGAGGTCGCCGACGTCATCCGGCGTCTGGCCGACTCGTGGGAGGACGACGCGATCGTCCGCGACCTCGACTCGGGGAAGTTCCTCGACCGCGAGCGGGTGCACAACGTCGAGTTCGAGGGGGAGTTCTTCTCGATCACGGGCGCGTCGATCGTGCCGCGGTCGCCGCAGGGACAACCCCTCATCACCGCTCTCGCGCACCAGACGGTCCCCTACCGTTTCGCGGCGGAGCACGCCGACCTCGTGTTCGTCACTCCCGCCGATGCGACCGCGGTGGGGGGCATCCTCGGTGACCTCGACGGGGGCGACGACCTGCGCGTGTTCGCCGACCTGCTCGTGCTCGTCGAGGACTCGCGCGCCGAGGCCGAGGCCGTGTGGGCCCGCCTGCAGGAGCGCGCACCGCTCACGACCGACGCCCGGGTGGTGGTGGGGACCGCCGCCGACGTCGTGGACGAGATCAGGGCCCTCGCCGCGGCCGGCGTCGACGGGGTCCGCCTACGACCCGCCCGTCTTCCGGCCGACCTCGACGCGATCGCCGACCGGGTCGTCCCCGCGGCGGCGGCGGCCGGCATCCTGCTCCCCGACGACGGCTCCCCCACGCTCCGCGAACGTCTCGGACTCCCCCGTCTCGCCAGTCGCTACGCCCGTCAGGAGGTCGGCGCGTGA